A section of the Papio anubis isolate 15944 chromosome 16, Panubis1.0, whole genome shotgun sequence genome encodes:
- the LOC101013973 gene encoding uncharacterized protein LOC101013973 has translation MTELCLDWLSASNTLKTQNCEEKVSSNSKSCCCYRPCCCLLGPPSSEKPSVASSTLPVPTAAGTALPATEPRHHNGLSLEGTRGPWPAFRLTRCQGMDQRPSRADSRAAPWQEGIYRNAGRNRCQGCCRVLWQKRSQVASQSVCGSLSQAVP, from the coding sequence ATGACAGAGCTGTGCCTGGACTGGCTCTCAGCCTCCAACACCCTCAAGACTCAGAACTGTGAAGAAAAAGTTTCTAGTAATTCCAAGAGTTGCTGCTGCTATAGGCCCTGCTGCTGCCTTTTGGGGCCTCCGTCTTCAGAGAAACCCAGTGTGGCTTCATCCACACTCCCTGTCCCCACAGCTGCAGGAACAGCACTTCCTGCTACCGAGCCACGTCACCACAATGGATTGTCTCTGGAAGGGACAAGGGGGCCCTGGCCGGCCTTCCGACTGACTCGGTGCCAGGGGATGGACCAACGTCCCTCTCGTGCTGACAGCCGGGCCGCACCCTGGCAAGAGGGCATTTACAGAAATGCTGGCAGGAACCGCTGCCAGGGATGCTGTAGGGTCCTCTGGCAAAAGAGGTCTCAAGTGGCTTCTCAGAGTGTCTGTGGTTCTCTATCCCAGGCTGTTCCCTAA